In Longimicrobium sp., the DNA window CTCGCGCGTGGAGTAGATGATGAAAGTCTGCCCGTTGCGCTGAAGGAACTCCGGCCCCTCCTGCAGGTCGAGCTCCGTCCCCCGCTCCCACGGCTCCACCGGCGAGCTGATGCGTACCCGCGCGCCGCTGATGGTGTACGGGTTGGACATCCGCGCGATGTACAGGTGCTGCGGCGTGCGGTCGGTGGCGGCGTTCTGCTCCCACCCCGACCAGGCGGCGTACAGCTGCCCGTTGATGGTGGCCACGGAAACGTCGATGGCCCACTTGCTCTCGCCCGCCTGCGCCGGGTCGTCCCCCGTGTACAGCATCCCCCGGTCGACGTACGTGCCCTGCGGGTCGCTGCCGACGGACTCCAGCACGCCGCTGCGCTGGTGGATGTATGGCGGCCCCGCGCTTCCCGCGGCGTAGTAGATGTACCAGCGGTCGCCGATGCGGTGAAGCTCGGGGGCCCAGACGTTGGTGGAGTTCCATCCGGTCGCGGGCGGCGTCCACACCCGCACCCCGTTGCCCGCGACGCCGGTGAGGGTGGTCGACTTCGTCACCCAGATGCCGCCGTCGCGCGACTGCACCATGTGGTACGAGCCCCCGTCGCGCACCACCCAGGGGTCCGCCCCCGCGACCACCGGGTTGGCGAAGGTGCACTGCGCCGTCGGCGGCGGCTCGATGGTGCCCGGGCCGTCGCCGCACCCCGCCAGAAGCAGCGGCAGCGCGGCGATCCGAAGCCAGTCCGTTCCTTTCATCAACAAATCCTTCGCCAGCGGTCCCGGAAAAAGGGCCGCGGACGGCCGCACGGGGCGGCCGTCCGCGGCTTTGAATCTCGCTGAACCATCCCCGCGTTACCAGCCGGGGTTCTGCTTGACGTTCGGGTTCAGGTTCGTTTCCGTCGAGGGAATGGGGAGCAGCGCCCGGTGCGGCGCGAAGGCGTCGAAGTCCGGGTCGCGCGCGCGCAGCGTGGTGATGCGCCCCGCGTCCGTCAGCCATCCCTGCCGCGCCAGCCACAGCCACCGCTCGTTCTCCAGCCCCAGCTCCAGCAGGATCTGGTGCTCGATCTCGGCGCGCATGGCGGCCTGCGACATCCCCGCGGCAAGCGGC includes these proteins:
- a CDS encoding glycoside hydrolase family 43 protein codes for the protein MKGTDWLRIAALPLLLAGCGDGPGTIEPPPTAQCTFANPVVAGADPWVVRDGGSYHMVQSRDGGIWVTKSTTLTGVAGNGVRVWTPPATGWNSTNVWAPELHRIGDRWYIYYAAGSAGPPYIHQRSGVLESVGSDPQGTYVDRGMLYTGDDPAQAGESKWAIDVSVATINGQLYAAWSGWEQNAATDRTPQHLYIARMSNPYTISGARVRISSPVEPWERGTELDLQEGPEFLQRNGQTFIIYSTRESWLPDYRLGQLRLTGADPMSAASWTKSGPVFVSGEGVVGVGHAGFTKSPDGTEDWIVYHAKTSTSPGWDRVIRMQKFTWNADGSPNFGLPEPSGRQIARPSGECPAS